The Candidatus Eisenbacteria bacterium nucleotide sequence AGAGGTCGAGGATCGAGTTCCCGTTCTCGTTCACCCACCCCACCTGCCGCTCCGTGAGCGTGCAGAGGCTGTCGGGATAGTTCCCCTTCATCACGCAGCGATCGTCCCACCCACAGTAACGGGGAACGGGGACGGCGGAGTTCCAGTTCGGCTGGTTGAAGTACCCGGTGTGGTACGAGCAGGACCACCACGCGTTGTTCGCCGGGAACTCGTCCAGCGCCCAGAACATGTGCGCCATCTCGTGCTGCATGTAGAAGTCGAGCGAGGCCTGCGTGTTCAGGTTGTTCACCGGAACCACGAACCAGGGCCCGCCGAGCTGCGCGTGGGCGATGAACCCGTCCGGGAACGCGCCGTCCGCGTCGGTGTCGTTCTGCACGCCGAAGATGAGCGCGGCCCACTGCGTTCCGAGCCGCGCGCGAGCCGCGTTCGCCACCTCGTAGGCCATGAGCGCGGCGTCTCCTTGATAGCCGACGATCGGCTCCAGCGTGTCCTCGATCCAGCCGAACTCCTGGGCCACGGGCCGGTCGATCGGCTCGAAGCGCGTCGGGGACGGAGGATGGACCTCGATCACGAACGTGAGCGGCACGCCGCGGGCCGAGGCGAGCGAGGTCCAGCGCAGGAGTCCGCGCACGGCCGAGCGGACGATGGAATCTCGCAGCGCCGGCGTCCAGTCGAACCGGTCCGGGTCCACGGTGCCGTCGCTCTCCGGGAAGAGGATCGGAACGGCCACGCTCCCGACCATGAGCTCGCTCGTCGACTCCCATCCCGCGCCGTACGGGAGTCCGTCGAGCGTGCCGGCGGGGAGCGCGCGAGCCCGCGTCTCGCGGCGCGCTTCGGTGCTCGAGCGGGGTGAGCGCGGCGGGAGGACGTCCCCCGCCGCGCCGAACGGGTCGACCGGATCGTCGGGAGCGGACGGGGCGGCCGCCGCGGGGGTCCTCTCCGCGAAACCCGGAGGCAGGGCGGCGCTTCCCTCCGCGCGGACGAAGTACGTGTGCGGCGCGACGACGACCTCGACGTGGAATCCGGCGCGCGTGAGCGCGCGCACGCGCTCGGAAACGTCGCGGACCGGCGCGCTCCCGTCCGCGTCGAGGACGCGCAGGCCCCACGGAACGTCGACGGCGCGCACCGCGGCCGCGATCGAAGCCGGGTCCCAGGCGCCCGTCCGGGCTTCCGCCGTGACGGCGGTCGTCCCCGCCGCCGCGAGCGCGAGTCCCGCCAGCGCGAGTGCCGCGAGCAGGCGCGCCGTGCCGGCGCGAGCCCCGCTACCGGAGGTGGACGATGCGCAGCGCACGGCGCTCTCCCTCGGATTCGGCGACGATCCAGTAGACGCCGCTCGGGAGCGAGCGAGAGCGAACGTCCTCGCCCGTCCATCGCAGCACGGCGCTCCCGGACGGGACGGGGCCGTCGTGGAGCGTGGCCACGCGGCGTCCGCTCGCGTCGAGGACGGTGACGCGCACGTTCTGCCCGCGGGGAGGCGCCTCGAGCGCGATCCCCACGCGGCTCGAGAAGGGATTCGGCCACGCGGGCCCCACGCGGAGCGACGCCGGAGGAGGCGCGGGCTCGGGCACGGGCGGAGGATCCGGAGGGTCTTCCTCGGTGACCGACGTGGGGCCGAACGAGTAGACGCGTCCGAGGATGTCGGTGCCGCTCGACGTGGAGCGCGCGTCGGTCCAGATCACGACGAGCCTCCCTCCCGCATCGGCGCCCACGCTCGGGTCGAGCTGGTCGGCTCCCAGAACGTCCTGATCCACGCGGAGGACGCTCGTGGAGGGCGCGGTGCCGTCCTGGAATCCGCGCAGGAAGATGCTCCAGTTCCCGTCGTGCTTCGCTTCCCACGCGACGAACGACCAGGTACCCGCGACGGAGATCGAAGGTCCGGCGGCGGCGTCCGCGAGCGAAGGATCGACCGCCAGGGGCGGGCCGATCACCGCGCCGTCCTTGTCGAAGGCCTGGTGGCGCGCCGTCGAGTACTCCGTCGTCCC carries:
- a CDS encoding T9SS type A sorting domain-containing protein; the protein is MRCASSTSGSGARAGTARLLAALALAGLALAAAGTTAVTAEARTGAWDPASIAAAVRAVDVPWGLRVLDADGSAPVRDVSERVRALTRAGFHVEVVVAPHTYFVRAEGSAALPPGFAERTPAAAAPSAPDDPVDPFGAAGDVLPPRSPRSSTEARRETRARALPAGTLDGLPYGAGWESTSELMVGSVAVPILFPESDGTVDPDRFDWTPALRDSIVRSAVRGLLRWTSLASARGVPLTFVIEVHPPSPTRFEPIDRPVAQEFGWIEDTLEPIVGYQGDAALMAYEVANAARARLGTQWAALIFGVQNDTDADGAFPDGFIAHAQLGGPWFVVPVNNLNTQASLDFYMQHEMAHMFWALDEFPANNAWWSCSYHTGYFNQPNWNSAVPVPRYCGWDDRCVMKGNYPDSLCTLTERQVGWVNENGNSILDLYETRPAVRPDSTLYRVASGGTMLVRGAAADVAHPNRNPFLFGEGDSITIATIDSVWYRMDGGPWISVGAEDGAMDEGSERFAISLTAPPVGMHRMEFLAKNSSGFTGVAPDTLPVSVSGGAFHVPSDGASVRGISVRPNPAAGKIRLSLRTAPSARVEVRMYDVSGRLIQTWHLHTGDSGALEWEWDGQSTSAPVPSGVYYVTARTRDGMLTARCVWLRQAK